Proteins encoded in a region of the Deinococcus sp. YIM 134068 genome:
- a CDS encoding PIG-L deacetylase family protein encodes MVRLKLLVMVPHPDDETFGSGGTLLSFLARDEPCGVVTLTLGDAGKTLGLCDTRQELAELRRAELKACLQALGLLTHPGSVHEQQHYPDGQVAAHLPEVTDVVRDALRRYQPEIVLTFPPDGLNGHPDHVATHQAVKTAWEERPAGTRPTLWYYALNREWLDTPSPLHLPPNRVHDVSAFITQKLRAMGCHRSQGLTLANTLRRFPERVTHEPFHEITRSD; translated from the coding sequence ATGGTCCGCCTGAAGCTCCTTGTGATGGTGCCTCACCCTGACGATGAGACCTTCGGTTCTGGCGGCACTCTGCTGTCATTCTTGGCACGCGACGAACCTTGCGGCGTGGTCACCCTCACCCTGGGCGATGCGGGGAAAACCCTGGGCCTGTGCGACACGAGGCAGGAACTCGCTGAACTCCGCCGCGCGGAGCTAAAGGCCTGCCTCCAGGCCCTGGGCCTGCTGACGCATCCGGGCAGCGTCCATGAGCAGCAGCACTATCCAGATGGGCAGGTGGCGGCACACCTGCCTGAAGTCACCGATGTGGTGCGTGACGCCCTGAGGCGGTATCAGCCGGAGATTGTGCTGACCTTCCCACCTGATGGCCTGAACGGGCACCCGGATCACGTGGCGACGCATCAGGCGGTGAAAACAGCCTGGGAGGAGCGGCCTGCTGGCACCCGGCCCACGCTCTGGTACTACGCCCTGAACCGTGAGTGGTTGGACACCCCTTCACCCCTGCATCTGCCGCCGAACCGCGTTCACGATGTCTCGGCGTTCATCACACAGAAGCTGCGGGCCATGGGCTGTCACCGTTCACAGGGGCTGACCCTGGCAAACACCCTGCGCCGCTTCCCAGAACGGGTGACACACGAGCCCTTCCATGAGATCACGCGTTCTGATTAA